A genomic region of Daphnia carinata strain CSIRO-1 chromosome 5, CSIRO_AGI_Dcar_HiC_V3, whole genome shotgun sequence contains the following coding sequences:
- the LOC130695852 gene encoding uncharacterized protein LOC130695852, producing the protein MATFYQIVLALTALIFLGTLHSANCIHCWDCNSAYDPRCGDPFDNHSIAMVDCSQMSYPHLSVKEASLCRKSTQLVNGKLRVVRSCGWLNSSHEDDGKSCFQRSGSQDVYLTHCTCFTDGCNGSPSLMPTFVLTIPVLLTVLLFSAPVNPFC; encoded by the exons ATGGCTACCTTCTATCAGATCGTTCTCGCTTTAACAGCTCTCATCTTTCTCGGAACGTTGCACTCAG CCAACTGCATTCATTGCTGGGACTGCAACTCGGCATATGACCCGAGATGCGGAGACCCGTTCGATAATCATTCCATAGCAATGGTTGACTGTAGCCAAATGTCCTATCCGCATTTAAGTGTAAAAGAGGCTAGCCTATGCAGGAAAAGCACTCAATTAG TAAACGGAAAATTGCGTGTGGTCCGCAGTTGTGGTTGGCTCAACTCATCCCACGAAGACGACGGCAAAAGCTGTTTCCAGCGGTCTGGTTCTCAGGACGTCTATCTCACTCACTGTACGTGCTTCACTGATGGATGCAACGGATCCCCCTCTTTGATGCCCACCTTCGTTCTAACAATCCCCGTCCTGTTAACCGTTCTGCTCTTTTCAGCTCCAGTCAATCCTTTCTGTTGA